In Cheilinus undulatus linkage group 16, ASM1832078v1, whole genome shotgun sequence, one DNA window encodes the following:
- the LOC121523595 gene encoding zinc finger and BTB domain-containing protein 49-like, translating to MSKVQMLRYLVNQRLSVAVEEIFDLFERTIAEYEEQLHRSNEENHRQQKLLDAVFNPEVQLQRADIQQLMGSKKEFLPEQQEVVVHLRHEDPPEPANIKEELEELWSSQETEQLQGEEEADLSMLTFTPVPVKREDENAEKAQSSQLDENQNRDMGYLKTESYQEDRGVSDADRDFNPDTHLQPVTPEQSSDLSRSETDDSGEWEESDEPLQGLETQQNKDDTDISVQCNSVNASVSFSECAPNSRQKKHTEKEKVKKPYHCLVCGKRYCREKYLKVHMISHIEKEYFHCSVCDRSFPLREELMAHMRIHTAEKLFSCSLCSSTFTSQSSLVKHLKAHTGEKPFACSICNGAFRHKRELDLHMRMHTGEKPFSCTVCGRRFARNRHLKIHSTVHTGEKAYSCPICGKRFSQSGNRRRHMIVHTGEKPFSCSICKQVFTQRDSVRRHILVCHKSPTSPCQEK from the exons ATGTCTAAAGTCCAAATGCTGAGATATTTAGTGAACCAGAGACTGTCTGTGGCGGTTGAGGAGATTTTTGATCTGTTTGAAAGAACAATAGCAGAATACGAGGAACAACTTCATCGATCAAACGAGGAAAATCATCGACAACAAAAACTACTGGACGCTGTTTTCAACCCTGAAGTCCAGCTACAAAGAGCAG acATCCAACAGCTGATGGGAAGTAAAAAGGAGTTTCTCCCCGAGCAGCAGGAGGTGGTCGTTCATCTGAGGCACGAGGATCCACCAGAACCAGCAAATATTAAAGAGGAACTGGAGGAACTTTGGAGCAGTCAGGAGACAGAGCAGCTTCAAGGAGAAGAGGAAGCTGACCTcagcatgctcacattcactcCTGTTCCTGTGAAGAGAGAAGACGAGAATGCAGAGAAAGCTCAGTCCTCACAGCTTGATGAAAACCAGAACAGAGACATGggatatttaaaaacagaatcttaCCAAGAGGACCGTGGAGTATCAGATGCAGACAGAGACTTTAATCCAGACACTCATTTACAGCCAGTTACTCCTGAACAGTCCTCTGACCTTTCCAGATCTGAGACTGATGATAGTGGTGAGTGGGAGGAGAGTGATGAACCTCTGCAAGGCTTAGAGACTCAGCAAAACAAAGATGACACTGACATTTCTGTGCAGTGTAACTCTGTAAATGCATCAGTTAGCTTCTCTGAATGTGCTCCAAACTCTAGACAGaagaaacacactgaaaaagaaaaagtaaagaaaccATATCACTGCTtagtttgtggtaaaagataCTGCAGAGAAAAATACTTGAAGGTCCACATGATAAGTCACATAGAAAAAGAATATTTCCACTGCTCAGTTTGTGACAGAAGTTTTCCACTGAGAGAAGAGCTCATGGCTCACATGAGAATCCACACAGCAGAGAAACTCTTCAGTTGCTCTCTCTGTAGCTCTACATTCACAAGCCAGTCAAGTTTGGTAAAACACCTGAAAGCtcatacaggagagaaacctttcGCCTGCTCCATTTGTAACGGAGCTTTCAGACACAAAAGAGAATTGGATTTACACATGAGAATGCATACTGGAGAGAAACCTTTTAGTTGTACTGTTTGTGGGAGAAGATTTGCAAGAAACAGACACCTGAAAATACACTCCACTGTTCACACTGGTGAGAAAGCGTACAGTTGTCCAATTTGTGGGAAAAGATTTTCTCAAAGTGGAAATCGGAGGCGACACATGATtgtccacacaggagagaaaccgtTCAGTTGCAGTATATGTAAGCAAGTGTTCACCCAGCGTGACAGTGTTAGAAGACACATATTAGTGTGTCACAAGTCTCCAACCAGTCCTTGCCAAGagaa